In a genomic window of Streptomyces sp. BHT-5-2:
- a CDS encoding PaaX family transcriptional regulator C-terminal domain-containing protein, translating into MNDAPPALRPLTARSVVLSTLLGHHPPRLPVRVLVRVGELFGIAEGTVRVALSRMVAAGDLRQSAGGYALTARLLARQARQDESRAPRTRPWHGAWEIAVVTADGGRPPAERAALRQAMAALRLAELREGSWLRPANLDRPRPAVATAQCTWLTGTPDGDPAALARGLWDLDGWAAHARELLAALDRAAAPADRFTVAAAVLRHLLTDPLLPEPLLPDAWPGALLRSRYDAFEAEFRELLRHFLDPGDG; encoded by the coding sequence ATGAACGACGCCCCGCCCGCCCTCCGGCCGCTGACCGCCCGCTCCGTGGTGCTGAGCACCCTCCTCGGCCACCACCCGCCCCGGCTGCCGGTGCGCGTCCTGGTGCGGGTCGGCGAGCTCTTCGGCATCGCCGAGGGCACCGTCCGGGTCGCGCTCTCCCGGATGGTCGCGGCCGGCGACCTCCGGCAGAGTGCGGGCGGCTATGCACTGACCGCCCGGCTGCTGGCCCGGCAGGCCCGGCAGGACGAGAGCCGCGCACCGCGGACCCGCCCGTGGCACGGCGCCTGGGAGATCGCCGTGGTCACCGCGGACGGCGGCCGCCCGCCCGCCGAACGCGCCGCGCTGCGCCAGGCGATGGCCGCGCTGCGGCTGGCCGAGCTGCGCGAGGGCAGCTGGCTGCGCCCCGCCAACCTCGACCGGCCCCGCCCGGCGGTGGCCACCGCGCAGTGCACCTGGCTGACCGGCACCCCCGACGGCGACCCGGCCGCGCTCGCCCGCGGCCTCTGGGACCTGGACGGCTGGGCGGCGCACGCCCGGGAACTGCTGGCCGCGCTGGACCGCGCGGCCGCCCCCGCCGACCGCTTCACCGTCGCCGCGGCCGTCCTCCGCCACCTCCTCACCGACCCGCTGCTGCCCGAGCCGCTTCTGCCGGACGCCTGGCCGGGCGCCCTGCTCCGCTCCCGCTACGACGCCTTCGAGGCCGAATTCCGGGAACTGCTCCGGCACTTCCTGGACCCGGGCGACGGCTAG